The following proteins are co-located in the Carassius gibelio isolate Cgi1373 ecotype wild population from Czech Republic chromosome A21, carGib1.2-hapl.c, whole genome shotgun sequence genome:
- the LOC127941671 gene encoding urokinase plasminogen activator surface receptor isoform X11: MDLQISIFLLFVLFTAGHSFSCYECMGLMGSCSDQKVKTCPSGFSKCMSLTTTVQSGDISAKVKIKDCVPECAAGSMNMGLAKTSLACCNTDQCNLQDAPDPSTVANGKKCYSCDGTSCLNPLSCSGSEDRCFTATGSSGGQSAVVKGCVSKSVCDASTPLGDVQGVKCCEGNLCNSANGVTQSFLFLCCSLLSFILLH, translated from the exons GACACTCTTTCAGCTGTTATGAGTGTATGGGTCTGATGGGTTCTTGTTCGGATCAAAAGGTAAAAACATGTCCCAGTGGATTCTCCAAGTGCATGAGTTTAACAACAACTGTACAGAGTG GAGACATTAGTGCTAAAGTGAAGATTAAAGATTGTGTTCCTGAATGTGCAGCTGGTTCCATGAACATGGGCCTTGCAAAGACGTCTTTAGCATGCTGTAACACAGACCAGTGTAACCTCCAAGACGCTCCAG ATCCCTCTACTGTAGCCAATGGAAAGAAATGTTACTCTTGTGATGGAACAAGCTGCTTAAACCCATTGAGTTGTTCAGGGAGTGAAGACCGCTGCTTTACAGCAACAG GGAGTTCTGGTGGCCAGTCAGCAGTTGTAAAAGGCTGTGTTTCTAAATCTGTTTGTGATGCTTCTACACCACTTGGTGATGTTCAGGGTGTCAAATGTTGTGAGGGGAACCTGTGTAACAGTGCTAATGGTGTCACTCAGAGCTTCCTGTTCCTCTGCTGTTCTCTGCTCTCCTTCATCCTTCTGCACTGA